AACCGACCGTCCCCGGAGACAACTGCCCCGCCCCAGAAGACCCTTACTCACCCGCTCAGGAATGACCGACCCGGCGTCGGAGGCGGATCAGAACGCCTCCGGCGCCCGCACACCCCACCCCCGCCGCCGGCTACCGCCTCAGCCGACCTCGTTCTCGGCGACGGCCTGCCCGTGCACGACGACATCCCCGCCGTAGAACATCCCCGTGAACACCGGCGAGTACGTCAACTGCACCTCGACCTCGACCTGTTCGGCGTCAGCCGTCACGCAGTGCGTCGCGGCGATGTCCGCGCCGGACATGTCCATCTCGCGGGCGAACGCCTTCACGCGGGCGTCGCAGTTGCCGAAGTTGATCGGGGCGGGGCCGTTCTCGTCGTCGTAGAGGGAATCGAGGTCGATGTCCTGGGCGGCGTAGCGGGCGGCCTGTTCGGCGATGTCGGCGGCGCGTTCGCGCTTGCTGATGGAGAGGCCGCCGTCGATCACGAAGGCGGAGAGGGAGAGAAAGACGAGGGCGAAGATGATGACCGCGCCGGCGCCCGAGCCGCGGTCGTCCATCGCGGCCCGGCGGGCGGACAGCCAGCCACCGACGCGGTCCCGCACACCGTTCACCCCGTTCACGCCCTTCACGCCGTCCTCCGGAACGGATCCAGCGGTGAGCTGAAGCTCGCCGTCAGGGTGGTCGGGACGTCCAGGCCGAGCATGGCCAACCCCCGGACCTCGCAGCTCACTTCGACCGTGAAGAACGTGGCCGCCTCGAAGCCCGCGCTCGTCTGGTCCACCGTCACCGGGCCCGAGCAGACATCCGCGAGATCGGCCTCCGCGGCCTTGCGGGCCTCGGACATCGCCGTCGCGTGGTCCTTCTGGATCGAACCGGCGCGCGCCGCGTCCCGGGCGGCGCTGTCGATCGCGCCCCGGCCGTCGACGAGCTGGCCGAAGGCGACCAGGACCAGGATGAACAGGATCATCACGGGGGCGAGGATCACGACCTCGACCGTGGACAGGCCCCGGTCGCGTTCATCACCGCGGAACCGGCGGGCCACCGCGCGCAGAGAGGACTTCATCGTCTAGTTCCCGTCCTCCTGGACGAACCTCTCCACGGGCCCCTGCGACTGCGCGTGGACCGTCAGATCCAGGCCCGGGAAGACGGTCGGGACCTTCGCCGTGATCTCCACGCCGACCGTGTTCTGCTCGGGCTGGAGCATGGTCACGTTCGGCGACAGCACCAGCGTCGGGCCGAGCTGGCTGATGTAGCTGTCGACGACGTCCCGCGCCTCCCCGCGCCAGCCGCCCGGCTGGGCGTCGGCCGTGGCGCGGGCCTTGCGGGCGCCCGCCTGGGCCGCCGCCTGGGCGACGTGGTCGGCGAAGAAGTACAGCGCGAACTGGACCGTCGCGAAGATCATGAAGAAGAGGACCGGGGTGAGCAGCACGAACTCGATCGCGGTCATGCCGGAGTCGCCGCGGGCGGACGCCTCTTTCCGAGCCGTCTCCACCCTGCGGCGTACCCATCTGCCCACGCCTACGCCCACGCGCAACCCCGTCAACTCAACCCCGTAATCAGTGAGATCAGCAGGTCTTGCCCGCGTCGGCGCCCTTGATGCAGTCGCCGACCTTGTTGGCGCCCTCGCTCAGGGCGGCGTTGATGATCGCGGCGACGACGCCGACGATCGCCACGACGACCGCGGAGATGATGACCCACTCGACCGCGGAGGCACCGCGGTCCAGCTCGCCGGAGCGGGCGCGCTCGACGCGCGCGGTCAGGAAGGTGACCAGGAAGTCCACGGCCGGGATCCCGGTGCTGAAGTTCCGTCCGTTCATGATGTGTTGTCCTCTCGGTACAGCGGTTGGCAGCAGTTCTGGAGACGGTCTGACGGGCTTGGAGGCTTCAGGAGACCTGGAAGACCCGCATGGCCGCCGGGAAGATCAGGAAGACCAGGAATCCGGCGCAGAGCAGCAGCTGGGCCACGAGCATCGACTGCGACTTCTCGCCCGCGCTGCCCTCGATCTCGGCGAGTTCACGGTGCCGCATGGTCTCGGCCCGGGAGGCGAGGGACTCGCGGACCTTGGCGCCGTCGTCCGCCACCAGGGCGAGGGAGGCGGACAGGTCCTTCAGCTCCTCGACGCCCAGCTCCTCTCCGAGCGCGCCCAGCGCCTGCCACTGGCTGATGCCGGTGATGCGGGCGTCGGCGAGGGCGTTGCGGATGCGCTGGGTGGCCCAGCCGTCCGAGACCTCCGCCGCCGCCATCAGCGCCTCCGGGAGGCCCCGGCCGCCGGCGAGGCTCATCGACACCAGGTCCAGGTACGCCCCGATCACGCGCCGCAGGTCACGACGCTTCTCGGCGGCGTCCCGGCGTACCTCCAGGTCGGGCAGGAAGAAGAAGATGGCCCCGAAGGTGAGCGCCAGCCAGACCGGGATGATCGGGCTGCTGCCCAGGCTCAGCGTCCACGCCACCGCGAACAGGAACGGGCCGAAGAACAGGCCCGCCACCCCGAGCAGCACCTTCGTGGCGAGGAACTTCTCCCAGCCGCGGTCCAGGACGGCGAGGTCCGCGCGCAGCGAGCGCAGTTCCCAGCCCTGCTGCATGTAGAACTCGGCGACGCGCAGGCCGACATCGGCCCGCAGGGAGCCGATTCGGCCCTGGTCGGCGGAGGTCCGGGCGGACTCGTACGCCGCCCCTCGCGCGCGCATCGCGTCGATCCGCGCGACCTGGGCGACCGCGCTGCGCTTCGACGGCATCAGGGCGCGGACGAGGACGTAGATGCCCAGGCCGATGACCGCGCCGACGACGAGCGGCATGGTCAGACTCATCGTCGTACCCCCTCTTCCTGCTGGAGCGTCTGGGGCGACTGGGACGACGGGTTGCGTGGCCGGACGAACTGGACCGACGACTCGTCCTTGACCAGGAAGCGTTCGGGCGTCTCGATGGTGGACAGCTTGCGCAGCCACCAGAAGCCGAGCGCGAACAGGCCGCAGACACAAGCCAGTACGAGCTGGCCGACTGCGGTGCCGTACGGCTCCACGAAGTCGCGGTTGAAGATGGACAGGCCCAGCACGAAGGCGATCGAGACCGCGACCACGATCTGCACCGAGCGGCGCGTCGAGGACCGCTGGGCCATCACGCGCTGGCGCATGTCGACCTCTTCGCGTGCCGACTTGGCGAGCGCGCCGAGGACCTGCCGCAGACCGGGGCCGCGGAGGCGGGCGTTGAGGATGAGCGCCGCGACGATGATGTCGGCGGACGCGTCGTTGATCTCGTCGGCGAGATGCTGGAGCGCGTCGGGCAGCGGGGTGCGGGAGCGGAGGCGGTCGACCAGGGCGTCCAGGTGGGGTCGCAGCACGGGGGCCGAGGCACGGGCGGACGCCGGGATCGCCTGCTCCAGGCCGACCGCGCCGGCGATGGTGTCGCGCAGGGACTCCGTCCAGGAGGCCAGTGCCTCAACGCGCTTCATCGCGGCGCGCTCCTCACTGGCCCCGCCGAACAGCCGGTCCCAGAAGAAGACGAGCACACCGGCCGCGATACCGGCGACGGCCCAGCGGGTGAGCAGAAGGACGACGAGTCCGACGATGGCGGCGAGTGAGCCACGCTGCCCCGCGAACCGGATCAGTTCGCTGGCCCGCTCGGCGGCCTTCTGCTTCTCGTGGTCGGGTTTGACCGGCAGACCGCGTACGGCGGCGACGAGCAGCGCGAGTCCGCCGCCGACGGCGACACCGCAGGCCAGCGAGTAGAGGACGGCGGTGGAGAAGAGGCCGCCCATGGAGCCAAGCGAGTCGAGTGCCGCGAGATCCACGGGATTTACCGGATTCACTGGATTCACTGCGAGATTCATGATTACCCCCACGTTCCCGTGGGCCGGTAGCCCTGTGCGATCAGGTCCTCCACGCAGGCGATCGGCGCGTGCGGCACGATCCGGCCGTCGTGTGCCTCGGCGAAGACCTCACTGGACAGCACCCGGCCGTCGACGCCGTTGACCTCGCGGACCGAGGTGACCATGCGCTGGAGGCGGCCGCCCGTCTGGTAGTTGTTGCGCCGCTGGATGAAGACGACGAAGTTCACCGCGCCCGCGATCAGCATCTGGCTTGCCTCGATGGGCAGTCGCTCGGAGGCCTGGAGCGCGTACGTGGAAATACGGTTGAAGACCTCGTGCGAGCTGTTGGCGTGGATCGTGGACAGCGAG
This DNA window, taken from Streptomyces sp. NBC_00663, encodes the following:
- a CDS encoding pilus assembly protein TadG-related protein is translated as MDDRGSGAGAVIIFALVFLSLSAFVIDGGLSISKRERAADIAEQAARYAAQDIDLDSLYDDENGPAPINFGNCDARVKAFAREMDMSGADIAATHCVTADAEQVEVEVQLTYSPVFTGMFYGGDVVVHGQAVAENEVG
- a CDS encoding TadE/TadG family type IV pilus assembly protein, translated to MKSSLRAVARRFRGDERDRGLSTVEVVILAPVMILFILVLVAFGQLVDGRGAIDSAARDAARAGSIQKDHATAMSEARKAAEADLADVCSGPVTVDQTSAGFEAATFFTVEVSCEVRGLAMLGLDVPTTLTASFSSPLDPFRRTA
- a CDS encoding TadE family protein, which encodes MTAIEFVLLTPVLFFMIFATVQFALYFFADHVAQAAAQAGARKARATADAQPGGWRGEARDVVDSYISQLGPTLVLSPNVTMLQPEQNTVGVEITAKVPTVFPGLDLTVHAQSQGPVERFVQEDGN
- a CDS encoding type II secretion system F family protein, with translation MSLTMPLVVGAVIGLGIYVLVRALMPSKRSAVAQVARIDAMRARGAAYESARTSADQGRIGSLRADVGLRVAEFYMQQGWELRSLRADLAVLDRGWEKFLATKVLLGVAGLFFGPFLFAVAWTLSLGSSPIIPVWLALTFGAIFFFLPDLEVRRDAAEKRRDLRRVIGAYLDLVSMSLAGGRGLPEALMAAAEVSDGWATQRIRNALADARITGISQWQALGALGEELGVEELKDLSASLALVADDGAKVRESLASRAETMRHRELAEIEGSAGEKSQSMLVAQLLLCAGFLVFLIFPAAMRVFQVS
- a CDS encoding type II secretion system F family protein, producing the protein MGGLFSTAVLYSLACGVAVGGGLALLVAAVRGLPVKPDHEKQKAAERASELIRFAGQRGSLAAIVGLVVLLLTRWAVAGIAAGVLVFFWDRLFGGASEERAAMKRVEALASWTESLRDTIAGAVGLEQAIPASARASAPVLRPHLDALVDRLRSRTPLPDALQHLADEINDASADIIVAALILNARLRGPGLRQVLGALAKSAREEVDMRQRVMAQRSSTRRSVQIVVAVSIAFVLGLSIFNRDFVEPYGTAVGQLVLACVCGLFALGFWWLRKLSTIETPERFLVKDESSVQFVRPRNPSSQSPQTLQQEEGVRR